CTGCGCTGGGGCCGTCCCAGGTGCCGGCTTGGACCCCGGCCAGTATGGCGGTCAGTTCTTCGGCTACCGTCGCGTACTCGGAGCTCAGTGATGTCCAGGCTTGCGCCCCGGCCAGCAACGAGTCCGGTCCTGGCCCCGCGTTGAGTAGCGCCGAATGCGCCTCCGGTGGCGCTGCCATCCATATCGGCGCCGTCATTGCGGGCTACCTGCACGCGCATTTGGTATATCGGGGCAGCCGGTGAATCTCGCCGCGGCAACCGGCAATAATTGTTCGCCCGTTGCGGACGGCGCCGTGATATCCATTGGTGTCGCAGCGATATGCGCAATACTCCGGCCAATAGTCGACGTGTACGCGGCCGCGTCGGGGGTCATCGGCCCCGCAGGAATCACTCGTAGCGTCAACGCTTATCCTCCGGTTTATTCGCATTGCGCCGCCGTGCCGCGCTGCCATTGCGCTGTGCGTCGTTCAATCGAAACGAGGTTCCATTAGAACCAATGCCACGCCATGGCTACAACATCTGGCTAATTCATTTTCATGTTCAGGCCATTAACGCAAACTATGAACCACGATTTTCCTGGTTACCGGAGCTTCCCTGCGGTGATGCCGGGTTAGAACGCGGTTGGCCGCGTGGCGGGCAATCACGTCGCCGGGTCAGCTCGACGTATCCGGAGGGCGCTAGGCCCAATCGAATTGCTCAGGCGCGCTTGAACTTCCACGCGTGACGGCGCACTCACCCGCACCGCGTCGGGCCTGGGCCAAGGCCGCCGACGAGATACCGGCCAGCAGCGGCAGCTACTGCATTCGCTGGTGGTATCGAGTGGGTCGGCACAAACCCGACGAGTGGACCGAAAGAGCCGAATCTCAGCCCGCGCCCGCACCGGAAGGACCCGGCGCAACCGGCTGACCGGGTACCGGCCCACCGGTCGGTGCGGGAGCAGTCGGCGCACCCTTGCCGGTCCCGGACATGTCAATGATCGGAGCCCCAGCCAGCGCCGGCGCATCCAGCGGAGCACCAGCCGCTACCGGCCCGAGTGCGATCAACGGAACACCGGCTGGCATCGGCACGACGACGGGGGCGCCGGCGGGCACCGGGACAGCGGCCGGTACCGGGACCGCGGCGGGCACCGGCACGGCGGCGGGCACTGGAACAGCGGCCGGTACCGGGACCGCGGCGGGCACCGGCGCGGCGGCGGGCACTGGAACAGCGGCCGGTACCGGGACCGCAGCGGGCAACGGCACCGGGGCAACGGCGGGTACCGGGGCTACGGCGGGTACCGGGGCTACGGCGGGCACTGGGGCAACGGCGGGTACCGGGGCAACGGCGGGTACCGGGGCAACGGCGGGTACCGGGGCAACGGCCGGCCCAAGGTCAATCAGCGGAGCACCAGCCGGCAGCACCGGAACCGGGCCGGGCACAACCATCGGAACACCAGACATATCGGTGAGCGCGGCGCTCGCCGCACATACCTCACTGATGGCTGCTGGTCCGCCGGCTGCGGTCGGCGTTCCCCCGGCCGCTGCTCCGCCGCCAGCTGCCGGCGCGCCCCCGGTTGCTGCTCCGCCGCCGGCCGGTGCGCCTCCGGCTGCTGCCCCGCCGGCAGCTGGCCCGCCCGGGGCGCAGCACGCACCGGATGCGGCCGCTGCACCGGCTGTGGCCGCTCCACCGGCCGCCGGCGCCGCACCCTCGCCCGCCATCCCCTGGACGCACCCGTAGCCGCCGGTCTTCAGCGGGGCGGCAGCTACATCCGGGCTCAACGCTATGGCGGCCCCGCACAAGCCAGCGAAGGCAACCACTTTCAAGTTGAACCGATCGAAGACCGTCATCACGCCGACTCCTCTTTATTGGCACCCAGCATTTCCGCAATCAAAACGTGCAGCAGCACAGCTAGCCCTACTGCACTCGTGTCTAGCCGACCGGCACAATTTTCGGCAGCCGACGTGAAAGACGAGGCGCGCCGCACCGCGCCGTTTCCAAATGGTGACGTTCGCCATCACTTTTCCTTGCAAAGGAGGGTGGCTGGGGCAGCCGTGCGCCGTCGAACAGGACCATCGGCGCTCTCACCCACCTCTGTCGCAACCCGCGCTCGACCCGCGCCCGGCTTGTCGCCGCCGCAGAGGTCCCGCACTCTTACCGGCGGGGCGTCGGGGCGCCTGTCACTGATCTAGGCTGACGGCAAGGCGCTCGTAAGCGGACTAATAAGTGGACAGCGAAAGGCAGGGAGAGGCAAGTGACGGTCCGGGTAGGCATCAACGGCTTTGGTCGAATCGGCCGCAACTTTTACCGGGCCCTATTGGCTCAACAGGAGCAGGGCACCGCTGATATGGAGGTGGTGGCCGTCAACGACATCACCGACAACCACACACTGGCTCACCTGCTGAAATTCGACTCGATCCTGGGCCGGCTGCCCCACGACGTCAGCCTCGAGGGCGAGGACACGATCGTGGTCGGCAGTACCAAGATCAAGGCGCTGGCCGTCCGGGAAGGACCGGCCGCACTGCCGTGGGGTGACCTCGGCGTCGACGTGGTCGTCGAATCCACCGGCCTGTTCACCAACGCCGCCAAAGCCAAGGGCCATCTCGATGCCGGTGCCAAGAAGGTCGTCATCTCGGCGCCCGCGACCGACCCGGACCTCACCATCGTGTTGGGGGTCAACGACGACAAGTACGACGGCAGCCAGAACATCATCTCCAACGCCTCGTGCACGACGAACTGCCTCGCACCGCTGGCCAAAGTGCTGCACGACGAGTTCGGCATCGTCAGAGGCCTGATGACGACCATCCACGCCTACACCCAGGACCAGAACCTGCAAGACGGTCCGCACAAGGACCTGCGGCGCGCCCGCGCCGCCGCGCTGAACATCGTCCCCACCTCGACCGGCGCGGCCAAGGCTATCGGCCTGGTGCTGCCCGAACTCAAGGGCAAACTCGACGGCTACGCGCTGCGGGTGCCGATTCCCACCGGTTCGGTCACCGACCTGACCGCCGACCTGGCCAAGTCGGCTACCGCCGAGGAGATCAACGCGGCGTTCAAGGCCGCTGCCGAGGGTCGGCTGAAGGGCATTCTGAAGTACTACGATGCGCCGATCGTCTCGACCGACATCGTCACCGACCCGCACAGCTCGATCTTCGACTCCGGGCTGACCAAGGTGATCGAAGGTCAGGCGAAGGTGGTGTCGTGGTACGACAACGAGTGGGGTTACTCCAACCGCCTCATCGACCTGGTCACGCTGGTCGGCAAGTCGCTGTAAGCTCACCCAGCCGTGACCATCCATTCCCTCAAAGACCTTCTCGCCGAAGGTGTTTCGGGCCGCAGCATCTTGGTGCGCTCCGACCTCAATGTTCCGCTCGACGAGGACGGCGCGATCACCGACCCGGGCCGCATCACCGCGTCGGTGCCGACGTTGCGGGCGTTGGTCGATGCCGGGGCCAAGGTGGTGGTCACCGCGCATCTGGGTCGTCCCAAGGCCGGCCCTGACCCGAAGCTGTCGCTGGCGCCGGTGGCCGCGGCTCTCGGTGAGCAGCTGGGCCGGCACGTTCAGCTGGCCGGAGATGTCGTCGGCGCCGACGCGCTGGCCCGCGCCGAAGGGCTGACCGACGGCGACGTCCTGTTGCTGGAGAACGTCCGGTTCGACAAGCGCGAGACCGCCAAGGACGACGGTGAACGCCTTGCCCTGGCGCGACAGCTTGCCGAATTGGTTTCTCCGGGAGGTGCTTTCGTCTCCGACGGGTTCGGTGTGGTGCACCGCAAACAGGCCTCGGTGTACGACGTGGCAACGTTGCTGCCGCACTATGCCGGCACCCTGGTCGCCGAGGAGATCCGGGTGCTCGAGCAGCTGACCGACTCCTCCGAGCGGCCCTACGCCGTGGTGCTGGGCGGATCGAAGGTGTCGGACAAACTCGGGGTGATCGAGTCGCTGGCCACCAAGGCTGACAGCATCGTTATCGGCGGCGGAATGTGCTTTACTTTCCTTGCCGCGCAAGGCTATTCGGTTGGAACGTCGCTGCTGGAAGGCGAGATGGTCGACACCTGCCGCAGGCTGCTCGACACCTACCACGACGTGCTGCGGCTACCCGTCGACATCGTGGTGACCGAGAAGTTCGCGGCCGATTCCCCGCCCCAAACCGTCGCCGCCGACGCGATTCCGAACGACCTGATGGGCCTGGATATCGGCCCGGGATCGGTCAAACGGTTCGCCACGCTGCTGTCCAACGCCAGGACCATTTTCTGGAACGGGCCGATGGGCGTGTTCGAATTCCCCGGTTATGCGGCGGGAACCCGAGGCGTCGCCGAGGCGATTGCCGCCGCGACCGGTAGAGGAGCTTTCAGCGTGGTCGGCGGCGGCGACTCGGCGGCCGCGGTGCGTGCGCTCGGCATCGCCGAAAGCGCCTTTTCGCACATATCCACCGGCGGCGGTGCGTCGCTGGAATACCTTGAGGGCAAAGCACTTCCCGGCATCGAGGTACTTGGTGAGGCCCAGCCCGATCAAAACAAGAGAGGCGGACAGTCGTGAGCCGCAAGCCGTTGATCGCGGGCAACTGGAAGATGAACCTCAATCACTTCGAGGCGATCGCGCTGGTGCAAAAGGTCGCGTTCGCGTTGCCGGACAAGTATTACGACAAGGTCGACGTCACGGTGATCCCGCCGTTCACCGACCTGCGTAGCGTGCAGACGCTGGTCGACGGCGACAAGCTGCGGTTGACCTATGGTGCCCAGGACTTGTCACAACACGACTCCGGCGCCTACACCGGTGACATCAGCGGGGCGTTCCTGGCGAAATTGGGTTGCAGCTACGTCATCGTCGGACACTCCGAGCGGCGCACCTACCACAACGAGGACGATGCCCTGGTGGCTGCCAAGGCCGCCGCCGCGCTCAAGCACGAGCTCACGCCGATCGTCTGCATCGGCGAACACCTCGACGTGCGGGAAGCGGGAAACCACGTGGCATACAACGTCGAACAGCTACGGGGTTCGCTGGCCGGGCTGTCGGCCGAGCAGATCGGGTCCGTCGTCATCGCCTATGAGCCGGTCTGGGCAATCGGCACCGGGCGGGTGGCCAGCGCCGCCGACGCCCAAGAGGTCTGCGCGGCGATCCGAAAGGAGTTGGCTTCGCTAGCCTCATCCAAGGCGGCCGAGACGGTGCGGGTGCTCTACGGCGGCTCGATGAACGCGAAGAATGTCGCCGACCTGGTCGCCCAGGACGACATCGACGGCGGCCTGGTCGGTGGCGCGTCGCTGGACGGGGAGCAGTTCGCGACGCTGGCGGCCATCGCCGCCGGGGGACCGCTCCCGTAGCGGCCGCGGCAAGCGACGCTCGCGCTACCCCCCGGAGAGGGGGCGCGTCATCACTCGAGGTGTCAAACCGTACCGGGGCACTACCCCGCCGCGCCGCGTCCCCGCGGGCGCCATACCCGGCATCCCCGGCATCCCGGCCCCTCCGGAGTCGCCGGCTGGCAGCGTAGTCAGGGGCGTACCTTGAAACGTCTTTACCGTGGTGACTGTCGGTGCGGTCCAGGTGGGCGGCACTGACATTTGCCCGATCGAACCGGCGCTGCGGAAAGCCGCAGACACCTCGCCAATTCCCGGTCCGCCCTTCGCCACCGCGTCGGCTACGTTCTTGATCGAATTGACCAGCGGGGCAAGCTCACTGGGGACAACGTCGGCTACCGGTGCAGCGAGGTTGGGCAGGATGCCCAGATTCTTTTCGGCCCCGATGATCCCGGTGCCCAGCGAGCTGATGTTGTTGATCGAGCTGACGGTTGCGTACCACGCCATGACGCCGTCGAGGAACGTGAAGTCGTCCGCGACTATGGACGGGAAAGGAATGGCGTTGATCAGTTCACCCGCCTCGAGAAAGAACGGCGTCAGCTCGGGTGCGAACGGCAGGAGGGCGATCCCGATCTGTTCCAACAGATTCCCCAGCCAGTTACCGCCGTCGGCGGCGGCGCCGGCCGTGGCTTGAGCCACCGCGGCGGCCTGCGCGGGCAGACCGGCGGAGTTCGTGGTCTGCTGCGGCGAAGCAAATGGCGTCAGCTTCGTCGCGGCCGCCGAAGTGACGGAATAATCCTGCATCACGCTGCTATTGGTGACCCACATCTCTGCGTAGGCCAGCTCCAGGGCGGCGATCGCCGAAGTGTTCTGACCGAAGAAATTCGTCGCTATCAGCAAGAGCAGCTGCTCGCGGTTGGCGATGACGATCGACGGGGGCACCGTCATGGCAAACGCCTCATCAAATGCACTCGCCGCGGTCGCGGCCTGCCGGGCGGTTTGCCCTGTCTGGATGGCAGTTGCCTCCAGCCACCCCGCGTACGAGGTGGCTGCTGCCGCCATCGCCGCGGACGAAGGGCCCACCCAATGCCAGGCGATGAGGTCGGAGACCACCGATCGGTACGTCTGGGCACTGGCCTGCAATTCAGCAGACAACTGCTGCCAGCTCGCCGCCGCGGCTTGCAGCGAGCCTGATCCCGGACCGCTGTACATCCTGGTCGAGATGACCTCTGGCGGTAGTAACGCAAAATCGGTGAACATGTGCTACCTCCTTGGTTGGTTGAGGGGCCAAAGGCGACGCGGTTCGGCGTATGCGAACCGGGACCCGGCCTGATGAAGCCCGGGCTACGGTGGCCGGTGCTGGTGGGTGATTTGTTCGAACTGCGGAGTATTCGGGGGGGCTCTCGACAAAGCCGATCGGTATTCGCCATGCCGAAGCTGCGCGGTAGGAAAAGGGTTTAGCTTTCGTGGACCACGAACGTCGCGGTCAGCATTGAGGTCCCCGCCTCGGGCCGGGCCGGCGAATATCGGATACAACGACCCCACCGAAATATCAGCAGCCCGTTGGCCACTGTGGGCCCTTTATCAATCAGCCACGGCGCCA
The nucleotide sequence above comes from Mycobacterium pseudokansasii. Encoded proteins:
- the gap gene encoding type I glyceraldehyde-3-phosphate dehydrogenase — translated: MTVRVGINGFGRIGRNFYRALLAQQEQGTADMEVVAVNDITDNHTLAHLLKFDSILGRLPHDVSLEGEDTIVVGSTKIKALAVREGPAALPWGDLGVDVVVESTGLFTNAAKAKGHLDAGAKKVVISAPATDPDLTIVLGVNDDKYDGSQNIISNASCTTNCLAPLAKVLHDEFGIVRGLMTTIHAYTQDQNLQDGPHKDLRRARAAALNIVPTSTGAAKAIGLVLPELKGKLDGYALRVPIPTGSVTDLTADLAKSATAEEINAAFKAAAEGRLKGILKYYDAPIVSTDIVTDPHSSIFDSGLTKVIEGQAKVVSWYDNEWGYSNRLIDLVTLVGKSL
- a CDS encoding phosphoglycerate kinase, with protein sequence MTIHSLKDLLAEGVSGRSILVRSDLNVPLDEDGAITDPGRITASVPTLRALVDAGAKVVVTAHLGRPKAGPDPKLSLAPVAAALGEQLGRHVQLAGDVVGADALARAEGLTDGDVLLLENVRFDKRETAKDDGERLALARQLAELVSPGGAFVSDGFGVVHRKQASVYDVATLLPHYAGTLVAEEIRVLEQLTDSSERPYAVVLGGSKVSDKLGVIESLATKADSIVIGGGMCFTFLAAQGYSVGTSLLEGEMVDTCRRLLDTYHDVLRLPVDIVVTEKFAADSPPQTVAADAIPNDLMGLDIGPGSVKRFATLLSNARTIFWNGPMGVFEFPGYAAGTRGVAEAIAAATGRGAFSVVGGGDSAAAVRALGIAESAFSHISTGGGASLEYLEGKALPGIEVLGEAQPDQNKRGGQS
- the tpiA gene encoding triose-phosphate isomerase produces the protein MSRKPLIAGNWKMNLNHFEAIALVQKVAFALPDKYYDKVDVTVIPPFTDLRSVQTLVDGDKLRLTYGAQDLSQHDSGAYTGDISGAFLAKLGCSYVIVGHSERRTYHNEDDALVAAKAAAALKHELTPIVCIGEHLDVREAGNHVAYNVEQLRGSLAGLSAEQIGSVVIAYEPVWAIGTGRVASAADAQEVCAAIRKELASLASSKAAETVRVLYGGSMNAKNVADLVAQDDIDGGLVGGASLDGEQFATLAAIAAGGPLP
- a CDS encoding PPE family protein — translated: MFTDFALLPPEVISTRMYSGPGSGSLQAAAASWQQLSAELQASAQTYRSVVSDLIAWHWVGPSSAAMAAAATSYAGWLEATAIQTGQTARQAATAASAFDEAFAMTVPPSIVIANREQLLLLIATNFFGQNTSAIAALELAYAEMWVTNSSVMQDYSVTSAAATKLTPFASPQQTTNSAGLPAQAAAVAQATAGAAADGGNWLGNLLEQIGIALLPFAPELTPFFLEAGELINAIPFPSIVADDFTFLDGVMAWYATVSSINNISSLGTGIIGAEKNLGILPNLAAPVADVVPSELAPLVNSIKNVADAVAKGGPGIGEVSAAFRSAGSIGQMSVPPTWTAPTVTTVKTFQGTPLTTLPAGDSGGAGMPGMPGMAPAGTRRGGVVPRYGLTPRVMTRPLSGG